The genomic window GCCGTCAAGACGGCGGGTCGTGGCGCCGGCGAGCGCGGGGAAGCGGCCCGCCGCGGCGAAGGCGGCCCGGGCGATCCAGGGCCGTCGCAGCACGGCGGCGACCCCCCGGCAGAGCCGCTGCCTTTGCAAGACGCATGCTTCATGGGCGCGCCGCCATTCCCGCGCCAGCCCCGGCTCCCAGCGTGCGGCCGCCCGTTCGGACAGCGGCACGACCTCGGCCGCGGCCCGGATCGCCCAGGCCATGCCCTCGCCCGTGAACGGCTCGACGTATCCCGCCGCATCGCCGAGCACGAAGAGTCGCTCCGCGGCCATCGGACGGGTCCGCCGGGAGAGCGGCAATGTCCCCTGCCAATCGGCCCGCTCCAGGCCCTCCGCGGCCCGGAAGCCCGCCTGCCCCAGGATTTCTCGCGCGGCCGCGGCGGGCCCGCCGGCCGAGCGGAGCAGCCCGGCGTCGAGGGCCGCCGCCACGTTGAGCGACCCGTCCTCCAGGCGTACGAGGCCGACATAGCCGCGGCGGCCGACGGCCATGGCGATGGTGCCCTCGCGGGGGAAGCCGTGATCGCCCGGCAGGCGGCAGCCCGCGCCGATGCGGCTGCCCGGCGAGGCCACGCTCCGGACGCCCTCGTCGCGCTCGAATCGAGGCAGGCCGAGGCCCGTCGCCACGAGCACGACGCTCGCCCTCGCGACGACCTGGCGGGGGCCCTCGGCCAGCGTGATCCGCCGGAGTCCGCCCTCGGCGGGGCCGACCGTCGCCTCGATGCCGTCCCGGAACCAGGCCCCCGCGGCCACGGCCTCGCCGGCGAGCGCGGAATCGAGCGCGGAGCGGGACACGGCGGTCCCGCCGGGCAGCGCCAGGGAGATCGAGCGGCCCTCGAGGCCGATCTCCAGCCGATCCAGGGCGGGGCCGCCGAGCCCGCGGAGTGCCGGCCCGAGCCCCGCGGCCTCGAGTGCCCCCACCGCGTCCCGGTTGAGGCACGCCCCGCAGACCTTCCGCCTCGGGAACGGCTTTCGGTCCACGAGGAGCGTCCGCAGCCCTCGGAGCGCCAGCCCGCGGGCCGCGACGGAACCCGCCGGTCCGGCCCCCAGGACGATGGCGTCCCACGGGCGGCGTGCCAGGTCCTCGATGTCCCGAGGCGTCGTGCTCATCGCGTGCGGGGCCTCCAGCTCAGGAGGAAGCGTCGCGGCCAGTGTCGCGTGAGGCGGACCGGCCCTCCCGCC from Aquisphaera giovannonii includes these protein-coding regions:
- a CDS encoding NAD(P)/FAD-dependent oxidoreductase, producing the protein MSTTPRDIEDLARRPWDAIVLGAGPAGSVAARGLALRGLRTLLVDRKPFPRRKVCGACLNRDAVGALEAAGLGPALRGLGGPALDRLEIGLEGRSISLALPGGTAVSRSALDSALAGEAVAAGAWFRDGIEATVGPAEGGLRRITLAEGPRQVVARASVVLVATGLGLPRFERDEGVRSVASPGSRIGAGCRLPGDHGFPREGTIAMAVGRRGYVGLVRLEDGSLNVAAALDAGLLRSAGGPAAAAREILGQAGFRAAEGLERADWQGTLPLSRRTRPMAAERLFVLGDAAGYVEPFTGEGMAWAIRAAAEVVPLSERAAARWEPGLAREWRRAHEACVLQRQRLCRGVAAVLRRPWIARAAFAAAGRFPALAGATTRRLDGTSLLGQSS